A region from the Rhizoctonia solani chromosome 13, complete sequence genome encodes:
- a CDS encoding GMC oxidoreductase, with protein MSQIKDEFDIIFVGGGTTACVAAGRLAKSNPELDILLIEQGPNNYQDPQVVAPALFLSHQIPGSKTSQVVHSFWKGNKTAALNGRSPIVPTGRILGGGSSINFLMYTRPSASDFDDWKTEGWATKDLLPLLRKMETYHVAPNCPSHGYDGPLNVSYANKPKISAIGQAYLEVAQKRGVPLAKDKQDLNTGHGCQTDQRWAKWIDPATGFRQDAAHRYIHPLSSNKHLHIMTATKVIRVVFNGTAATGVEVVADKDTEEGADQTPRIIKARKLVVVSAGAVGSPIVLQRSGVGEAERLTKFGIEIVSDLPVGSTYEDHNLVLTPYHVADDTETIDPIMNKDPAFLEQARADFTHGKGALATNWIDCGSKLRPTPKELEDIGPAFAPVWKSYFEPNPDKPVMLQTVIEGWLGPREMLPYRDARMILVANYTGYPISRGHVYITSTDPYANPDFETGFFDEQADVDVQIWAYKQAREIVRRLPQYRGEFEAVHPKFPKGSAAGCVKLDGPPDADNVEDIVYTPEDNKAIETYLRQFIETTWHSVGTVLMKPKEQGGCIDARLNVYGTQNLKVADLSITPGNVGSNTNSTALVIGEKAAVIIAEDLGLKIE; from the exons ATGTCCCAAATCAAAGATGAGTTCGACATTATTTTCGTTGGTG GGGGAACCACTG CCTGTGTCGCCGCTGGTCGTCTCGCAAAGTCAAACCCAGAGCTCGACATTCTTCTAATCGAGCAAGGACCAAATAACTACCAGGACCCGCAAGTAGTTGCTCCTGCGTTGTTTTTGTCCCACCAGATTCCCGGCAGCAAAACCTCGCAAGTAGTCCA TTCGTTTTGGAAAGGTAACAAGACCGCCGCCCTGAATGGACGCAGCCCAATTGTACCAACCG GTCGAATTCTGGGTGGTGGATCCAG TATCAACTTCTTAAT GTACACTCGACCGTCAGCATC TGACTTCGATGACTGGAAAACTGAGGGCTGGGCAACCAAGGATTTACTCCCTCTGCTACGTAAG ATGGAAACCTACCATGTGGCCCCTAATTGTCCGTCTCACGGATACGATGGCCCGTTAAAT GTTTCGTATGCCAATAAACCCAAGATTTCAGCCATAGGTCAAGCATACCTCGAAGTGGCGCAGAAAAGGGGTGTTCCGCTGGCCAAAGATAAGCAAGACCTAAATACTGGACACGGTTGCCAG ACCGACCAGCGCTGGGCAAAATGGATTGATCCAGCG ACTGGGTTTCGACAAGATGCTGCTCACCGATACATTCACCCTCTATCCAGTAACAAGCATCTGCATATCATGACCGCAACCAAGGTTATTCGTGTCGTTTTCAACGGGACTGCGGCTACTGGGGTTGAAGTCGTGGCGGACAAAGACACCGAAGAAGGGGCTGACCAGACCCCCCGTATTATCAAGGCTCGTaagcttgttgttgtctcGGCTGGAGCAGTCGGCTCCCCAATTGTTCTCCAGCGTAGTGGAGTTGGCGAAGCTGAGAGGCTCACAAAATTCGGGATTGAGATTGTCTCTGATCTCCCAGTTGGCTCGACATACGAGGACCATAACCTTGTTCTTACCCCTTACCACGTCGCAGACGATACGGAGACCATCGATCCAATCATGAACAAAGACCCTGCCTTTTTGGAACAAGCACGGGCGGATTTCACTCATGGTAAGGGTGCACTTGCTACCAACTGGATTGATTGTGGCAGCAAGTTGCGACCTACACCCAAAGAATTGGAGGACATTGGCCCAGCGTTTGCGCCAGTATGGAAAAGCTACTTTGAGCCTAATCCTGACAAG CCGGTTATGCTCCAGACAGTCATCGAGGGCTGGCTAGG ACCACGGGAAATGCTTCCTTATAGGGATGCTCGTATGATATTGGTAGCTAATTATACGGGATAC CCGATATCCCGAGGACATGTGTATATTACGTCGACAGATCCATATGCCAACCCCGACTTTGAGACTGGATTCTTTGATGAACAAGCTGACGTGGACGTTCAAATTTGGGCCTATAAACAAGCTCG CGAGATCGTCCGTCGCTTACCTCAGTATCGAGGCGAATTCGAGGCAGTTCATCCAAAATTCCCCAAGGGTAGCGCCGCGGGGTGTGTAAAACTTGATGGACCGCCCGACGCCGACAATGTCGAGGATATCGTATACACACCTGAAGACAACAAAGCGATTGAGACATATCTTCGACAATTCATCGAAACAACCTGGCATTCA GTTGGCACTGTCCTGATGAAACCAAAGGAGCAAGGCGGCTGCATTGATGCACGGCTTAACGTTTATGGAACTCAGAATCTGAAAGTCGCAG ATCTTTCTATCACACCTGGAAATGTCGGATCCAACACCAATTCGACTGCCCTCGTGATAGGCGAGAAGGCAGCGGTTATTATTGCGGAAGATTTGGGGCTCAAAATTGAGTGA
- a CDS encoding Sel1 domain-containing protein, translating into MRLTCGRRRNVLLALTLLVACTSTAATTTTETSVAPITQESNVAQEDVGTAPKEGTPLEPDRKLLEAQKSLADALSIIKALDALPPNTASPLDATLPTWISSLFPNPSGPVASALRIVTKLRSQQWLPSFLSSRASRDEARVRQRVSRLEALLQRSIELGNTDAIYTLAHISVYPPVGMAVDAGRAYDLYSRHADLTGNGTSQGMLGFFYASGYGGIVPVDQAKASLYYTFGAAGGDPSSQMAMGYRYWAGIGVREDCMAALEWYERASHQAMSHFLSGPPGGRTLPLKPTKLSDLSGGLYGHGASVASTGYNSLRAPITAANARAAGETWDDVLEYYTYHADRQEPDFALKLAKIYYHGSIYAGEAVGKVQRDYWRAAKYFRSVARKVWLRDNLATPLLGRKELTKDEQSVLAHATIACTYLGKMYLRGEGFRPDARVARMWFMRGAEFGEKDSQNGLGIIYRDGLIDGKPDYKQAAHYFAAAAGQDHSEAQVNYGKILYQRKEYANALPFFETAIRHAAPFEAYYYLADYNTQRARTGEPSACSMAVAFHKHIAERGTWALNEGGLVLPGDQDRETASTAPPGSTDGSTSSAWRELKEDGELNFGGMGVGMAGVGEERMIRWSIESERGEEVAQNNLAFVLDQDKSSLRQHHKSSNDTSTRLALQHYTRSAAQRNVDALVKVGDYHFYGLGTPKDAAKAVGYYSAAVDTQVSALAMWNLGWCYEYGVGVPKDYHLAKRHYDMALATNTEAYYPATFALIRLYFKSMYYTLTGGTDKSLLLLGDEGLDGEDTWDITKRLTGGGSGGKSTPNSKDKEQPREKTP; encoded by the exons ATGCGCTTAACTTGTGGGAGGCGGCGAAATGTTCTACTCGCTTTGACTTTACTAGTAGCATGCACCAGTACCGCGGCCACGACTACTACTGAAACTTCAGTTGCCCCGATCACCCAGGAATCCAATGTTGCGCAGGAGGATGTAGGGACAGCGCCT AAGGAAGGCACCCCACTAGAGCCTGATAGAAAGCTACTTGAAG CCCAAAAGTCACTGGCAGATGCACTCTCAATTATAAAAGCTCTAGATGCCCTCCCTCCAAACACTGCATCACCTCTTGATGCAACACTACCCACATGGATATCATCACTCTTCCCAAATCCCTCAGGACCAGTTGCATCTGCTCTCCGGATTGTAACCAAGCTTCGATCTCAGCAGTGGCTGCCTAGTTTTCTGAGTTCTCGAGCTTCCCGAGATGAGGCACGTGTGAGACAGCGCGTGTCTCGGTTGGAAGCTTTACTTCAACGGTCGATTGAGCTAGGCAATACAGATGCCATTTATACCTTGGCGCATATCTCTGTGTATCCTCCTGTTGGGATGGCTGTTGACGCTGGACGGGCGTACGATCTATACTCTCGGCATGCAGACCTCACGGGGAACGGGACTAGTCAGGGAATGTTAGGATTCTTTTATGCATCCGGCTATGGCGGTATCGTCCCTGTTGACCAGGCGAAG GCATCATTATATTACACCTTTGGTGCCGCCGGTGGAGATCCTTCCTCGCAAATGGCTATGGGGTATAGATATTGGGCCGGAATTGGAGTACGAGAAGATTGTATGGCTGCACTCGAATGGTATGAACGTGCATCACACCAAG CTATGTCACACTTTCTCTCTGGGCCTCCGGGTGGCCGAACACTCCCGTTGAAACCAACAAAACTCTCAGACCTCTCGGGAGGTCTATACGGGCATGGCGCAAGTGTGGCATCAACAGGATACAATTCTCTTCGAGCACCTATTACAGCGGCGAACGCTCGAGCAGCAGGAGAAACATGGGATGACGTCCTAGAATATTATACCTACCACGCGGACCGACAAGAACCAGACTTTGCCCTCAAACTAGCCAAGATCTACTATCACGGTTCAATTTACGCGGGAGAAGCCGTCGGAAAAGTTCAAAGGGATTATTGGAGGGCTGCTAAATATTTCAGATCCGTGGCCCGGAAGGTCTGGCTTCGTGATAATTTGGCGACACCCTTACTCGGACGAAAAGAATTGACCAAGGATGAACAGAGTGTCCTGGCCCATGCCACCATTGCATGCACATATCTTGGGAAAATGTATCTTCGTGGCGAAGGGTTTAGACCTGATGCCCGGGTTGCCCGAATGTGGTTCATGCGAGGCGCAGAGTTTGGGGAGAAGGATTCTCAGAACGGGTTAGGAATTATATATCGAGATGGTCTCATCGACGGAAAACCAGATTACAAGCAGGCAGCTCATTACTTTGCTGCTGCAGCTGGACAGGATCATTCAGAAGCCCAAGTGAATTATGGGAAAATCTTGTATC AACGAAAAGAATACGCGAATGCCCTCCCGTTTTTCGAGACTGCCATTCGCCATGCAGCGCCATTCGAAGCCTACTACTACTTGGCAGATTATAATACTCAACGTGCGCGTACTGGTGAACCATCGGCCTGTTCTATGGCAGTCGCTTTCCACAAGCATATCGCTGAAAGAGGAACATGGGCTCTCAACGAGGGTGGTTTGGTCCTTCCGGGCGATCAGGACAGGGAAACAGCCTCTACCGCTCCGCCTGGGAGTACAGATGGGAGCACGAGCAGTGCTTGGCGAGAGCTCAAGGAGGACGGGGAGTTGAATTTTGGAGGGATGGGTGTCGGGATGGCAGGAGTTGGGGAGGAGAGAATGATTCGCTGGAGCATTGAGAGTGAGCGAGGAGAAGAGGTTGCTCAGAACAATCTTGCGTTTGTTCTTGATCAGG ACAAATCCTCCCTACGTCAGCACCACAAATCATCAAACGATACATCGACCCGCTTGGCATTACAGCACTATACTCGATCTGCCGCCCAACGGAACGTCGATGCGCTGGTTAAAGTTGGGGATTATCATTTTTATGGGCTGGGCACACCCAAAGATGCTGCCAAGGCTGTGGGGTACTATAGTGCGGCTGTGGACACTCAGGTCAGCGCGCTTGCGATGTGGAATTTGGGGTGGTGCTATGAATATGGCGTTGGTGTGCCCAAG GACTATCATCTGGCCAAGCGACACTATGATATGGCACTTGCAACGAATACCGAGGCTTACTACCCGGCCACATTTGCTCTCATTCGACTTTATTTCAAGAGCATGTATTACACCCTAACAGGTGGAACGGACAAGAGCCTCCTGTTACTCGGTGATGAAGGGCTAGATGGGGAAGATACTTGGGATATCACTAAACGCCTCACTGGTGGCGGTAGCGGTGGCAAGTCAACGCCAAACTCGAAGGACAAAGAACAGCCACGGGAGAAGACCCCGTAA